One part of the Sorangiineae bacterium MSr11954 genome encodes these proteins:
- a CDS encoding ABC transporter permease subunit, whose product MGTRRRGERPLAMSVLLHAALVAASAVAIFPILWVLAISLRPGFAGSSEVRLFEASSLANYGYVLSETKLLVWLWNSVRVAFFTTVIGIFLSATAGYALSRFRFPGHRPLMWTFLITQMFPAAILLVPLYNILNGLGLIDTHTSLVFACATVAVPFCTWMLKGYFDAIPIEIDEAGRVDGLTPIGTFWRLIFPLARPGLAVTAFYTFLQAWGEVCYATAFITSDDKKTLALGLQTFVTQHKQEWGYLAAASILVTLPAGIVFFVAQKHLVAGLTAGGTKG is encoded by the coding sequence ATGGGCACGAGACGTCGCGGCGAGCGGCCTTTGGCCATGTCGGTGCTCTTGCATGCCGCGCTGGTGGCGGCGAGCGCGGTGGCGATCTTCCCCATCCTCTGGGTGCTCGCCATCTCGCTGCGGCCGGGGTTTGCGGGCAGCAGCGAGGTGCGGCTCTTCGAGGCGTCGTCGCTCGCCAACTACGGGTATGTGCTCTCGGAGACCAAGCTGCTCGTCTGGCTCTGGAACTCGGTGCGCGTGGCCTTCTTCACCACGGTCATCGGCATTTTTCTCTCGGCCACCGCGGGGTACGCGCTCTCGCGCTTTCGCTTCCCGGGCCATCGCCCGCTGATGTGGACGTTCTTGATCACGCAGATGTTCCCGGCCGCCATTCTGCTGGTGCCGCTCTACAACATCCTGAACGGGCTCGGCCTGATCGATACGCACACGAGCCTGGTCTTCGCGTGCGCGACGGTAGCCGTCCCCTTCTGCACGTGGATGCTCAAAGGGTACTTCGACGCCATCCCCATCGAGATCGACGAGGCGGGCCGGGTCGACGGGCTCACCCCCATCGGCACCTTCTGGCGCCTGATCTTTCCGCTGGCGCGGCCGGGGCTGGCAGTAACTGCATTCTACACATTTCTCCAGGCGTGGGGCGAGGTTTGCTATGCGACGGCGTTCATCACCAGCGACGACAAGAAGACCTTGGCGCTGGGGCTGCAAACGTTCGTGACGCAGCACAAACAAGAGTGGGGATACCTGGCGGCGGCGTCGATCCTGGTCACCTTGCCGGCGGGGATCGTCTTCTTCGTGGCGCAAAAGCATCTGGTGGCGGGGCTCACGGCGGGCGGCACCAAGGGGTAA
- a CDS encoding amino acid ABC transporter ATP-binding protein, which yields MKSVTNANAVEIRGVHKSFGALSVLKGIDLSIGSGEVVCVIGPSGSGKSTLLRCVNLLEEPEAGQIFVGGVEITDPDVDIDAQRRRIGMVFQQFNLFPHLTVTENLTLPQRRVLGRAPDEAARVAVENLERVGLAAKSKSYPAQLSGGQQQRVAIARALAMNPELMLFDEPTSALDPELVGDVLAVMRMLAREGMTMMVVTHEMSFAREVADRVVFMDGGVIVEQGPGAQVIGNPTQERTRTFLSRVLDPAAVSLPG from the coding sequence ATGAAGAGCGTCACCAACGCCAACGCGGTGGAAATTCGCGGGGTGCACAAGTCGTTCGGCGCCCTTTCGGTCCTCAAGGGCATCGATCTCTCGATCGGGAGCGGCGAGGTGGTGTGCGTGATCGGGCCCTCGGGCTCGGGCAAATCCACCTTGCTCCGCTGCGTGAACCTGCTCGAGGAGCCGGAGGCGGGGCAGATCTTCGTCGGCGGGGTCGAGATCACCGATCCCGACGTCGACATCGACGCCCAGCGCCGGCGAATCGGCATGGTCTTCCAGCAGTTCAACCTCTTTCCCCACCTCACGGTGACGGAGAACCTCACCCTCCCGCAGCGCCGGGTCCTCGGCCGAGCCCCCGACGAGGCCGCGCGCGTGGCCGTGGAAAACCTCGAGCGGGTCGGCCTCGCCGCCAAGTCGAAGTCCTACCCGGCCCAGCTCTCCGGCGGGCAGCAACAGCGCGTGGCCATCGCCCGCGCGCTGGCCATGAACCCCGAGCTGATGCTCTTCGACGAGCCCACGTCGGCCCTCGATCCCGAGCTGGTCGGCGATGTGCTGGCGGTCATGCGCATGCTCGCGCGCGAGGGCATGACCATGATGGTCGTCACCCACGAAATGAGCTTTGCCCGCGAGGTCGCCGACCGGGTCGTCTTCATGGACGGTGGCGTCATCGTCGAACAGGGGCCCGGCGCCCAAGTCATCGGCAACCCGACCCAAGAGCGAACGCGCACGTTCTTGTCGCGCGTGCTGGATCCGGCGGCCGTCTCCCTTCCGGGGTGA
- a CDS encoding MetQ/NlpA family ABC transporter substrate-binding protein → MQTRFIVKITTAWLLSLSALFVLAFALAGCSKEEKKDENKAEKKAEVAPSAADAPLKVGASPIPHADILRFVQENLAAKEGLKLQIVEFTDYVQPNMALNDKQIDANFFQHVPYMEDFGKQHNIAMSSVAKVHIEPLGLYSKKLKAVADAPKGAVVAIPNDPTNAGRALRLLADNGLLTLKDGAGVSATVADIASNPKSLKIKELEAAQLPRSLDDTALSVVNGNYAIQVGLKPSKDSLALEKGENNPYANVLSVLKGNENEPRVQKLAKLLTSQEVKAFIAKKYDGAVIAAF, encoded by the coding sequence TTGCAAACCCGATTCATCGTCAAAATCACCACGGCATGGCTGCTCTCCCTCTCCGCCCTTTTCGTGCTCGCGTTCGCGCTCGCGGGTTGTTCGAAGGAGGAAAAGAAGGATGAGAACAAGGCCGAGAAGAAGGCCGAGGTGGCACCCAGTGCCGCAGACGCACCCCTCAAGGTCGGAGCCTCACCCATCCCGCACGCGGACATCCTGCGCTTCGTTCAGGAGAACCTGGCCGCGAAGGAAGGCTTGAAGCTTCAGATCGTCGAGTTCACCGACTATGTGCAGCCCAACATGGCGCTGAACGACAAGCAAATCGACGCCAATTTCTTCCAGCACGTTCCGTACATGGAGGACTTCGGCAAGCAGCACAACATCGCCATGAGCTCAGTGGCCAAGGTCCACATCGAGCCGCTCGGCCTCTACTCGAAGAAGCTCAAGGCCGTCGCCGATGCCCCCAAGGGCGCCGTCGTCGCCATCCCCAACGACCCCACCAACGCCGGACGCGCCCTCCGTCTCCTCGCCGACAACGGCCTGCTCACCCTCAAAGACGGCGCCGGCGTGAGCGCCACGGTGGCCGACATCGCGTCGAACCCCAAGTCCCTGAAAATCAAAGAGCTCGAGGCCGCCCAGCTCCCGCGCTCCCTCGACGACACCGCCCTCTCCGTCGTCAACGGCAACTACGCCATCCAAGTCGGCTTGAAGCCCTCCAAGGACTCCCTGGCCCTGGAGAAGGGCGAAAACAACCCCTACGCCAATGTCCTCAGCGTCCTCAAAGGCAACGAAAACGAGCCCCGCGTGCAAAAGCTCGCCAAGCTCCTCACGTCGCAAGAAGTGAAGGCCTTCATCGCCAAGAAGTACGACGGCGCCGTCATCGCGGCGTTCTGA
- a CDS encoding ABC transporter substrate-binding protein: MFTYTKCLVFGVAAVVSALVAGCSKDKTGTGAGGVPLVKAGALVTCTHLPYPPFQIEKDGKIVGFDVDVIDLVAKKLGVKQEFVDTQFENMKTGAFLNSGQCDLVAAGMTITEPRKKNLDFSDPYFDANQALIVKKGAGVTNLENLKTSGKKVGTQSQTTGEDFTKSKGFNPVSFDSSDALLSGLKSGQVDSVIEDHPVVQSWMKDSGNAASFDIVAYLDTGEQLGFAVKKGNAKLVAAINEVLKEARADGTYKRLYEQWFGPQPTNVTKP, encoded by the coding sequence TTGTTTACCTATACGAAATGCCTCGTTTTCGGTGTCGCTGCCGTCGTCTCTGCGTTGGTTGCAGGATGCAGCAAAGACAAGACGGGAACGGGGGCCGGCGGCGTGCCCTTGGTCAAAGCGGGGGCCCTGGTCACGTGCACACACCTGCCGTATCCGCCGTTTCAGATCGAAAAAGACGGAAAAATCGTCGGATTCGACGTGGACGTCATCGACTTGGTCGCCAAGAAGCTCGGCGTGAAGCAGGAGTTCGTCGACACGCAGTTCGAGAACATGAAGACCGGCGCCTTCCTCAACTCGGGCCAATGCGATCTGGTCGCCGCCGGCATGACCATCACCGAGCCTCGCAAGAAGAACCTCGACTTCTCGGACCCCTACTTCGACGCCAACCAAGCGCTCATCGTGAAGAAGGGCGCGGGGGTGACCAACCTCGAGAACCTCAAGACCTCGGGCAAGAAGGTGGGGACCCAGTCGCAGACCACCGGCGAGGACTTCACCAAGTCCAAGGGCTTCAACCCCGTCTCCTTCGACAGCTCCGACGCGCTGCTCAGCGGGCTCAAATCTGGACAGGTGGATAGCGTGATCGAAGATCACCCTGTGGTGCAGTCGTGGATGAAGGACTCGGGCAACGCGGCCTCCTTCGACATCGTGGCGTACTTGGATACGGGGGAGCAGCTGGGCTTCGCCGTGAAGAAGGGCAACGCCAAGCTCGTGGCCGCCATCAACGAGGTGCTGAAGGAGGCCCGCGCCGATGGCACGTACAAGCGCCTCTACGAACAGTGGTTCGGCCCCCAGCCGACGAACGTGACCAAGCCCTAG
- a CDS encoding ABC transporter ATP-binding protein, with amino-acid sequence MANPILSVKDLKVNYGAIEALRGISLEVPEGKVVALIGSNGAGKTTTLRAISRMLRPIAGSVKFRGEEITTLQAHEIVARGLAHAPEGRGIFLNLSVRENLDLGAFLRNDSDEIAKDMDKMFKLFPILKEREHQVSGTLSGGEQQMLAVARALMCRPKLLLLDEPSLGLAPQVVDKIFSVLRDVSQAGVALLLVEQNAHKALQIAERAYVLETGEVVMSGTGQELLNSPEVRKAYLGE; translated from the coding sequence GTGGCGAACCCCATCCTCAGCGTCAAAGATCTGAAGGTCAACTACGGCGCCATCGAGGCGCTGCGCGGTATCTCGCTGGAGGTGCCCGAGGGCAAGGTCGTCGCGCTCATCGGCAGCAACGGCGCCGGCAAGACCACCACCCTGCGCGCCATTTCGCGCATGCTCCGCCCCATCGCGGGCTCCGTCAAATTCCGCGGCGAGGAAATCACGACCTTGCAGGCACATGAAATCGTGGCGCGCGGCCTGGCGCATGCGCCCGAGGGCCGCGGCATCTTCCTGAACCTCTCCGTCCGTGAAAACCTCGATCTCGGCGCCTTCCTGCGCAATGATAGCGACGAGATCGCCAAGGACATGGACAAGATGTTCAAGCTCTTTCCCATCCTGAAAGAGCGCGAGCACCAAGTGTCGGGCACGCTCTCGGGCGGCGAGCAGCAAATGCTGGCCGTGGCGCGCGCGCTCATGTGCCGTCCCAAGCTGCTCCTCCTCGACGAGCCGTCCTTGGGCTTGGCGCCGCAGGTGGTGGACAAGATCTTCAGCGTGCTCCGCGATGTCTCGCAGGCGGGCGTTGCGCTGCTCCTGGTCGAGCAGAACGCGCACAAGGCGCTCCAGATCGCCGAGCGTGCGTATGTGCTCGAGACCGGCGAGGTCGTGATGTCCGGTACGGGGCAAGAGCTGCTCAACTCGCCCGAGGTCCGCAAGGCGTACCTGGGCGAATAG
- the ugpC gene encoding sn-glycerol-3-phosphate ABC transporter ATP-binding protein UgpC → MSKVGYRKATRTYPGGTRPAVNALDLEIGAGEFLVLVGPSGCGKSTALRMLAGLEDVDAGSIHIGDRDVTHLPPKDRDIAMVFQNYALYPHMTVAENMGFALKIAGTSKDEIQRRVREAAAILSLEEYLDRKPKALSGGQRQRVAMGRAIVRQPKVFLMDEPLSNLDAKLRVQTRTQIASLQRRLGVTTVYVTHDQVEAMTMGDRVAVLRDGVLQQCDTPRAMYERPANMFVAGFIGSPAMNFFPAAALGAAGVAGGDEAMRGAEDVTVGVRPESFRVVGAEAAGLAVTVNVVEELGADAYVYGMVELGGETHDVVARVDGRGPPRRGERVRLAVREEEVHRFSRRTGERIVEA, encoded by the coding sequence ATGTCCAAGGTTGGCTATCGAAAGGCGACGCGCACGTATCCGGGTGGAACGCGGCCGGCGGTGAACGCGCTGGATCTGGAGATTGGCGCGGGGGAATTTCTGGTGCTGGTGGGGCCCTCGGGCTGCGGAAAATCCACGGCGCTGCGGATGCTGGCGGGGCTCGAGGACGTGGACGCGGGCTCGATTCACATCGGCGACCGCGACGTGACCCACCTCCCGCCGAAGGACCGGGACATCGCCATGGTGTTTCAGAACTATGCGCTCTACCCGCATATGACGGTGGCGGAGAACATGGGCTTTGCGCTGAAGATCGCCGGCACCTCCAAGGACGAGATCCAGCGGCGGGTGCGGGAGGCGGCGGCGATCTTGAGCCTCGAGGAGTACCTCGATCGCAAGCCCAAGGCGCTCTCGGGCGGGCAGCGGCAGCGGGTGGCGATGGGGCGCGCGATCGTGCGGCAGCCGAAGGTGTTCTTGATGGACGAGCCGCTCAGCAACCTGGACGCGAAGCTCCGGGTGCAGACGCGGACGCAGATCGCGTCGCTGCAGCGGCGGCTGGGGGTGACCACCGTCTATGTGACGCACGATCAGGTGGAGGCGATGACCATGGGGGATCGGGTCGCGGTGCTGCGCGATGGGGTGCTTCAACAGTGCGATACGCCGCGGGCCATGTACGAGCGGCCGGCGAACATGTTCGTGGCGGGGTTCATTGGGTCGCCGGCGATGAATTTCTTCCCGGCGGCGGCGCTTGGCGCGGCGGGGGTCGCCGGGGGCGATGAGGCGATGCGGGGCGCGGAGGACGTGACGGTGGGGGTTCGGCCGGAGTCGTTTCGGGTGGTGGGGGCCGAGGCGGCAGGGTTGGCGGTGACCGTCAATGTGGTCGAGGAGCTGGGCGCCGATGCGTACGTGTATGGGATGGTCGAGCTGGGGGGCGAGACGCACGACGTGGTGGCGCGCGTGGATGGGCGGGGTCCGCCGCGGCGGGGG
- a CDS encoding branched-chain amino acid ABC transporter permease has product MPRTLTILLRSVLPFLIGIPILWAFNGELSSSADIILMVAGINVILAVSLNVVNGFTGQFSIGHAGFMAVGAYTASKITVATNSLEIVGLPTDVSNQLIFFLALVAGMVMAALMGLLVGMPSLRLRGDYLAIVTLGFNEIIRVIIENTEFLGQATGISGLPRRSNLIWVGIGVIATITMARRLVGSTHGRALLAIREDEVAAEAMGVDTTGYKVRAFVISSAFAGLAGGLLVHLIQLCTPRSFTFVKSIEVVVMVVLGGMGSVTGSIVAALVLTFALEGLRDAQQYRMVMYSILLIVLMLTRPEGLFGTREIWDWLPKLRKRTST; this is encoded by the coding sequence ATGCCTCGCACCCTCACCATTCTGCTGCGTTCGGTCCTTCCCTTCCTCATCGGTATACCCATCCTGTGGGCGTTCAACGGTGAGCTGTCCAGCTCCGCGGACATCATCTTGATGGTGGCGGGCATCAACGTCATCCTGGCGGTGTCGCTGAATGTCGTGAATGGGTTCACGGGCCAATTCTCCATTGGTCACGCGGGTTTCATGGCCGTGGGCGCCTACACGGCGTCCAAGATCACGGTCGCCACCAACTCGCTCGAGATCGTGGGCCTCCCCACGGACGTCTCGAACCAGCTGATCTTCTTCCTTGCGCTCGTCGCCGGCATGGTGATGGCCGCGCTCATGGGTCTTCTCGTTGGCATGCCCTCGCTCCGGCTGCGCGGCGACTACCTCGCCATCGTGACCCTCGGCTTCAACGAGATCATCCGCGTCATCATCGAGAACACGGAGTTCCTCGGACAAGCCACCGGCATCTCGGGTTTGCCGCGCCGCAGCAATCTGATTTGGGTCGGCATTGGCGTGATTGCTACCATCACCATGGCGCGCCGCCTCGTCGGCTCGACCCACGGCCGCGCGCTTCTGGCGATTCGCGAGGACGAAGTGGCCGCAGAGGCCATGGGCGTCGACACCACTGGCTACAAAGTCCGCGCATTCGTGATTTCGTCCGCGTTCGCCGGCCTCGCGGGCGGATTGTTGGTCCACCTGATTCAGCTCTGCACACCGCGCAGCTTCACCTTCGTCAAATCGATCGAGGTGGTCGTGATGGTCGTGCTCGGCGGAATGGGGTCCGTCACGGGCTCGATCGTGGCCGCGCTGGTGCTAACCTTCGCGCTCGAAGGACTGCGTGACGCGCAGCAGTACCGCATGGTCATGTATTCAATCCTTCTCATCGTGCTGATGCTCACCCGCCCCGAGGGTCTCTTCGGCACACGCGAAATCTGGGACTGGCTTCCGAAGCTCCGCAAGAGGACAAGTACATGA
- a CDS encoding amino acid ABC transporter permease, whose translation MTSNRRARRRASASQTIQYALLAIVIGIVGWLADWKTLASQFVRLDVAARLFPGLLTIALKNTVVYTLSGFLLGLLLGLVIALMRLSHVLPYRWFAGLYIEFFRGLPALLIFMFVGVGIPLAFPGTELPGGTYGKVALGLGLVSAAYMAETIRAGIQAVPKGQMEAARSLGFSHRRAMLSIILPQAFRIIIPPLTNELVLLFKDSSLVLFLGVSLEERELTKFGRDLASETANTTPIFVAGLCYLIVTIPLGYLVRRLEARANASQGRT comes from the coding sequence ATGACGTCGAACCGTCGAGCGAGGCGCCGCGCGTCCGCTTCTCAAACGATCCAGTATGCTCTGCTCGCGATCGTCATCGGGATCGTGGGGTGGTTGGCCGACTGGAAGACCCTGGCGAGCCAGTTCGTGCGGCTCGATGTGGCGGCTCGGCTCTTTCCGGGGCTGCTCACCATCGCCCTGAAAAATACCGTCGTCTACACCCTGTCGGGCTTCCTTTTGGGGCTCTTGCTGGGCCTCGTCATCGCGCTGATGCGGCTCTCGCACGTCCTGCCGTATCGGTGGTTCGCGGGGCTCTACATCGAATTTTTCCGCGGGCTGCCGGCGCTCCTCATCTTCATGTTCGTGGGGGTCGGCATCCCGCTGGCGTTCCCCGGCACCGAGCTCCCGGGCGGCACCTACGGGAAGGTGGCGCTGGGCCTCGGCCTCGTCTCCGCCGCGTACATGGCGGAGACGATCCGCGCGGGCATCCAAGCGGTCCCCAAGGGGCAGATGGAGGCCGCGCGCTCCTTGGGCTTCTCCCATCGGCGCGCGATGCTCTCCATCATCTTGCCGCAGGCGTTTCGGATCATCATCCCGCCGCTCACCAACGAGCTGGTCTTGCTGTTCAAGGACTCGTCCTTGGTGCTCTTCCTCGGAGTGAGCTTGGAGGAGCGCGAGCTCACCAAGTTCGGGCGCGATCTGGCCAGCGAGACCGCGAACACCACGCCCATCTTCGTGGCGGGCCTCTGCTATCTCATCGTCACCATTCCGCTCGGATACCTGGTCCGCCGCCTGGAGGCGCGCGCCAACGCGAGCCAGGGGAGAACATGA
- a CDS encoding ATP-binding cassette domain-containing protein gives MQFGGLKALSEFSLTLEPGELVGLIGPNGAGKTTAFNAITGVYTPTSGDVHICGKRVNGLRPHQICGHGIARTFQNIRLFKELTALDNVRVACHHGRNAGFAASFFRTKGFLDDEARITKRALEFLDVMGLGRLRDERAKNLPYGEQRRLEIARALATGPKILCLDEPAAGMNASEKVALMELIRKIRDDFKLAILVIEHDMRLVMGISERLVVLDHGVTIAKGAPEVVRKNPKVIEAYLGDSYLEEKHIAVPAHSGELMVDDGTPADEPSVKEVQA, from the coding sequence ATGCAGTTCGGTGGCCTCAAGGCCCTCTCCGAGTTCAGCTTGACGCTCGAACCCGGTGAATTGGTCGGACTCATCGGCCCCAACGGCGCGGGAAAGACCACGGCCTTCAACGCCATCACCGGCGTGTACACGCCCACCTCGGGCGACGTGCACATCTGCGGCAAGCGCGTGAATGGCCTGCGTCCTCATCAGATTTGCGGCCACGGCATCGCCCGCACCTTCCAGAACATCCGGCTCTTCAAGGAGCTCACCGCGCTCGACAACGTGCGCGTCGCCTGTCACCACGGGCGCAACGCCGGGTTCGCCGCCTCGTTCTTTCGCACGAAGGGCTTTCTCGACGACGAAGCGCGCATCACCAAGCGAGCCCTCGAGTTCCTGGACGTGATGGGCCTCGGCCGCCTTCGCGACGAGCGCGCCAAGAACCTCCCCTACGGCGAGCAGCGCCGTCTGGAGATCGCGCGCGCGCTGGCCACCGGCCCGAAGATCCTCTGCCTCGACGAGCCCGCCGCCGGCATGAACGCGTCCGAGAAGGTCGCGCTCATGGAGTTGATCCGGAAGATCCGAGACGACTTCAAGCTGGCCATCCTGGTCATCGAGCACGACATGCGCCTGGTCATGGGCATCTCGGAGCGCCTGGTGGTGCTCGATCACGGGGTGACCATCGCCAAGGGCGCGCCCGAGGTCGTCCGCAAGAACCCCAAGGTCATCGAGGCCTACCTGGGCGACTCGTACCTCGAGGAGAAGCACATCGCGGTGCCCGCGCACTCGGGCGAGCTCATGGTCGACGACGGAACACCGGCCGACGAGCCCTCCGTCAAAGAGGTGCAGGCGTGA
- a CDS encoding sugar ABC transporter permease translates to MATAAGRLRRSWDKYWYAWAMVIPVTLVLGALVVIPLVRGIYLSFTDANERNVAATIGQLRLPDSFQVIGLRNYTDVLFGPSSKFWSVLARTGIWTFACTFLHYTLGLGLAVLLNRPLRGRAIYRVLLILPWAVPTFISAFAWKLILARDNGILNYALGGVGVGPLDWLGTDALALVSVIAVNVWVGVPFMMVAILGGLQSIPSELYEAAEVDGASSWQRFWHVTLPGLRTVSAAVILLGTIWSFNMFPIIFLMTGGGPGDATQILVTYAFVSAFEGVRDYALAATYGVLIVSILVVFSTFYRRALRASGEVW, encoded by the coding sequence ATGGCAACGGCTGCCGGGCGCTTGCGGCGCTCCTGGGACAAATACTGGTACGCGTGGGCGATGGTCATCCCGGTCACCCTGGTGCTCGGCGCGCTGGTGGTGATCCCGCTCGTGCGCGGTATTTACCTCTCCTTCACCGACGCCAACGAGCGCAACGTGGCCGCGACCATCGGGCAGTTGCGCTTGCCCGATTCGTTTCAGGTCATCGGCTTGCGCAACTACACCGACGTTTTGTTCGGCCCGAGCTCCAAGTTTTGGTCGGTGCTGGCCCGAACGGGGATCTGGACCTTCGCGTGCACCTTTCTGCACTACACGTTGGGTCTGGGGCTCGCGGTTTTGCTCAATCGCCCGCTGCGCGGCCGGGCCATCTACCGGGTGCTGCTCATCTTGCCGTGGGCCGTCCCCACGTTCATCAGCGCCTTTGCCTGGAAGCTGATCCTGGCGCGCGACAACGGCATTCTCAACTACGCGCTCGGCGGGGTGGGCGTAGGTCCTCTCGATTGGCTGGGGACCGACGCGCTGGCGCTGGTCTCGGTCATCGCCGTCAACGTATGGGTGGGCGTCCCGTTCATGATGGTCGCCATCCTGGGCGGGCTGCAGTCGATCCCGTCCGAGCTCTACGAGGCGGCGGAGGTCGACGGGGCCTCGTCCTGGCAGCGATTCTGGCACGTCACCCTGCCCGGCCTTCGCACGGTGAGCGCGGCGGTGATCCTGCTGGGGACGATCTGGAGCTTCAACATGTTCCCCATCATCTTTCTCATGACGGGGGGCGGGCCCGGCGACGCCACGCAAATCTTGGTGACCTACGCGTTCGTATCGGCCTTCGAGGGCGTGCGCGATTATGCGCTGGCGGCCACCTACGGGGTGCTCATCGTCAGCATCCTGGTGGTCTTTTCGACCTTCTACCGGCGCGCGCTCCGCGCCAGCGGCGAGGTGTGGTGA
- a CDS encoding extracellular solute-binding protein: MRERVEVAWVLAATMGLSAGLLAGCRGSSSSSSSSGSGSGSGSSNHEGAGAQEKPVTITWWDTSDSTNEAPKFKDLIVKFQSKYPNIKVDYQNIAFDQARDKFKTAAQASTAPDVMRAEVAWTAEFASLRYLAPLEGTAASADLGDYLPAPLSSNKYDGKLYGVPQVTDALALLYNKALLQKAGVSEPPATMEQLKQTALAVKAKAGADGLYLNPQGYFLLPFIYGAGGDLVRVEQKKIVVNGAEAVKGLEVALDLIKSGAAPKPDLNSGYNQMQAGFKDGKVAMVLNGPWSVADDFTGKAFADKANLGIAPVPAGSSGKPGAPLGGHNYVVYAGSKNLPASYQFVQFMNSAENQAYLAKELGLLPTRASAYQLPDASANPVVPKFKAVIDKAVPRPAIAQGGQLLVPLDQNYARAIGGDKSPQAALDSVASDYRQFLKDWN; encoded by the coding sequence ATGCGGGAGAGGGTCGAGGTAGCGTGGGTTTTGGCCGCAACGATGGGATTGTCCGCGGGGTTGCTCGCGGGGTGTCGCGGGAGCTCCAGCTCTAGCTCCAGCTCGGGCTCGGGCTCGGGCTCGGGGAGCTCGAACCACGAGGGCGCGGGCGCGCAGGAGAAGCCCGTCACGATTACGTGGTGGGATACGTCGGATTCGACGAACGAGGCGCCGAAGTTCAAGGACCTCATCGTCAAATTCCAAAGCAAGTATCCCAACATCAAAGTCGATTATCAAAACATCGCCTTCGACCAAGCGCGCGACAAATTCAAGACCGCCGCGCAGGCCAGCACCGCCCCCGACGTGATGCGCGCCGAGGTGGCGTGGACGGCGGAATTCGCCTCCTTACGTTATCTCGCGCCCCTCGAGGGTACGGCGGCGAGCGCGGATCTCGGCGATTACCTCCCTGCCCCGCTCTCCAGCAACAAATACGACGGTAAGCTCTATGGCGTGCCGCAGGTGACCGACGCGCTGGCGCTCCTCTACAACAAAGCGCTGCTGCAGAAGGCCGGCGTATCGGAGCCGCCCGCGACCATGGAGCAGCTCAAACAGACCGCGCTGGCGGTGAAGGCCAAGGCGGGCGCGGACGGGCTTTACCTCAACCCGCAAGGGTACTTTCTCTTGCCCTTCATTTATGGTGCGGGGGGCGATCTCGTGCGGGTGGAGCAAAAGAAGATCGTGGTGAACGGGGCGGAGGCGGTCAAAGGCCTGGAGGTGGCGCTCGATCTGATCAAGTCGGGCGCGGCGCCGAAGCCGGATCTCAACTCGGGGTACAATCAGATGCAGGCCGGCTTCAAGGACGGCAAGGTGGCCATGGTCCTCAACGGCCCCTGGTCGGTGGCCGACGACTTCACCGGAAAGGCGTTCGCGGACAAGGCCAACCTGGGCATCGCGCCGGTGCCGGCGGGCAGCTCGGGCAAGCCGGGCGCACCGCTGGGGGGGCACAACTACGTGGTGTACGCGGGCTCGAAGAACCTCCCCGCCTCGTACCAATTCGTTCAATTCATGAACAGCGCGGAGAACCAGGCGTACCTGGCCAAGGAGCTCGGGCTCTTGCCCACGCGCGCATCGGCCTACCAGCTGCCCGATGCGTCGGCGAACCCGGTGGTGCCCAAGTTCAAGGCGGTGATCGACAAGGCGGTGCCGCGCCCGGCCATCGCGCAAGGCGGGCAGCTGCTCGTGCCGCTCGATCAGAACTACGCGCGGGCCATCGGGGGCGACAAGAGCCCGCAGGCGGCGCTCGATTCGGTGGCCAGCGACTACAGGCAATTCCTCAAGGATTGGAATTAG